A region of the Methyloprofundus sedimenti genome:
CAGGCAAGTCACTAATAGAGCAGGGCATAACTGAAGAACGCATTCCAGAGTATTTTTCAGTTAAAGAAGCCGTATTTCCTTTTGTTAAGTTTCCAGGTGTAGATCCCTTGTTGGGGCCAGAAATGAAGTCAACAGGTGAAGTCATGGGTGTTGGCAAAACCTTTGGTGAGGCCTTTGCTAAATCACAACGCGCAGCTGGAGTAGATTTAAGTCATAGTGGTAAAGTGCTAATCAGCATAAGGGAAGCAGATAAGCCTAAAATAGTTGAAATAGCACAAATGCTGATTGCCAAAAATTATGCAATTGTTGCTACACGTGGTACAGCAAAAGTACTTCAGAAGGCTGGAATTGATTGCGAAGTAGTTTGTAAAGTAAATGAGGGTCGCCCTAATACCGTTGATATGATTAAAAATGATCAGATTCAGTTGATTGTTAATACCACTGAGGGCGTTAAAGCAGTAGCAGATTCTTTTACTATGCGCAGAGAAGCATTGCAGCATCATGTGACATATTACACAACCATGGCAGGAGCAAAAGCTGCCTGCTATGCACTAGGTGAATTAGATGCGGGTGATGTCAATTGTTTGCAGGATTTGCATAAAAAAATACATTAAGATTAATAAATCCGGATAATTTAAGGACATGGCTTTGGCCATTTTATTGGCGAGCCAAAGTCTCGTTCTGCAAGTTTGATAATACCCTGTCTTAAGTTGAGAGCCTTGTTTTTAAATGATTGAATATAAAATTTTAAAGTTTGGAGTTTTGGATGGATAAAGTACCTCTTACAATAGCGGGAGCTAACAAGTTAAAAGCTGAGTTAGAAGAGCTAAAAACAGTGATACGACCACGTATAGTCGAAGCAATTGCAACGGCAAGAGCGCATGGTGATCTAAAAGAAAATGCAGAATATCATGCTGCGCGTGAACAACAGAGTTTTTCAGAAGGACGTATTAATGAAATTGAAACAAAATTGTCTAATGCACAAATTATAGATGTCACAACAATTGATGCTAAAGGTAAGGTTATTTTTGGTGCAACGGTAGAAATTGAAGATTTAGAGTCCGAGAAAAAAGTGACTTACCAAATTGTTGGTCAAGATGAAGCTGATATTAAGCAAGGGCGTATTTCTGTAGGATCACCTATTGCCAGAGCGTTAATTGGTAAAGAAGAAGAAGATGTCGTGACTGTTAAAACGCCTGGCGGTGAAGTGGACTATGAGATTTTGTCTATTAAGTATATTTAAATAACTTTTATGAAACGCTATTAGCATTTATTTAAGCTCATAATAAAAGGCGCAAGTTGGGTTAGATTTATTTCTGCAGTCATAAAATTCTAACCCAACCAGGTTACTATTTAACGAGTTCCATCTCTTCTTCTGGTATGTGGTGCGGGTTTTTTCTTGGCTTCTTCGGGTTTCTTGCGATAAATAACAATAATCTGACCGATACCCTGAATGAGTTCAGCCTTAGTTTCTGTGCAGATTTGCTGCTGGATCTGTTTTCGAGCTTCTCGTTCAGCGCGAATTTTTATTTTAATCAATTCGTGAGTATCAAGTGCAATCTCAATTTCTTTTAGTACTGCTACTGTCAATCCGGCTTGACCTATCATAATAACTGGCTTAAGTTCATGGGCCAGGGCTTTCATTTGTTTCAGTTGTTCAGAATTCACTCTGTATTTCCTTCAATATAAATAATTAATGCAATTCTACACTAATAATATGATATATGGCGCGCAGTAAAAGTAGTAATCAATGGATGCAAGAACATCTTAATGATGAATATGTTAAAAAGGCAAAAGCACTGGGCTATAGATCGCGGGCTACTTTTAAACTGATTGAAATCATCGAAAAAGATAAGCTGGTGCAAACAGGTATGAATGTTGTTGATCTTGGGGCAGCGCCCGGTGGGTGGTCTGAATATGTGCGCGGCATTGTAGGTAAAAAACAAAAAGTTGTAGCACTGGATATTCTGGATATAGACCCTATTGATGGGGTGAATTTTATTCAGGGTGATTTTAGGGATAACGAGGTCTACGAACAGCTGTATAGGATTCTGGATGGAGCTCCTATCGATGTGGTCTTATCCGATATGGCACCTAATTTAAGCGGTAATAAGGCTATAGATCAGCCTGGCACGATGTATTTGTGCGAATTAGCATTAGAGGCTGCAGAGGCTATTTTAGTCGAGGGCGGTTCATTTCTGGTAAAGGTCTTTCAAGGGACTGGTTTTGATGCGTATAAAAAGCAAGTAGCAAACTCATTTGATAAAGTGCTGATAAGAAAACCTAAGTCTTCAAGGGCACGGAGTAACGAGGTTTATATTTTAGCAAAGGGCTTTAAAAAGCAATAACAGCCCTTATTGTAAGTATTTACTGGTTTATTTGCGATAAACCAGAATGAGAATAGTGATAAGTCAGAGTTCACAACCCTGATATAATCACTATCTAATGAATTTTTGATAAGGACTGTTCTGGTCAGGGGCGAAAGAAATTGAACGATATGTTTAAAAATATACTTTTATGGGTAGTCATTGCCGTTGTTTTGATGTCCGTATTTAATAATTTTGGTTCTCGGGGAACCCAAAAAAGTGAAGCGCTTTCCTATTCGCAGTTTATTGATGCGGTAAAATCAGGACAAGTACAGAGTGTTGTATTAGATGATGAAAATGGCATAAAAGGAGACTTGCAAGGTGGTGAGAAGTTTACCTCATATGCGCCGAACGATCCTCATCTGGTTGATGATCTATTAGCAAATGGTGTGGAAATAAAAGCCCAAGCAGCTCAAGAAGAGTCGATGTTAATGCAGATATTTATTTCCTGGTTTCCTATGTTATTACTGATTGGTGTGTGGGTGTTTTTTATGCGCCAGATGCAAGGTGGTGCCGGTGGTAAAGGTGGGCCAATGAGTTTTGGTAAAAGCAAGGCCCGGATGCTTGAAGAGGACCAGATAAAAGTGACTTTTGCCGATGTTGCAGGCTGCGATGAAGCTAAAGAAGAAGTGGAAGAAATGGTCGATTTTCTTAGAGATCCTTCAAAATATCAAAAACTGGGTGGTAAAATACCTCGTGGTGCATTGATGATAGGACCACCAGGAACAGGTAAGACCTTATTAGCTAGAGCAATTGCGGGTGAAGCTAAGGTGCCATTTTTCACTATTTCTGGTTCTGATTTTGTGGAAATGTTTGTTGGTGTTGGTGCTTCGCGTGTACGTGATATGTTCGAACAGGCAAAGCGTCATGCCCCGTGTATTATTTTTATTGATGAAATTGATGCAGTTGGTCGTCAACGTGGCGCAGGTTTGGGAGGCGGAAATGATGAGCGCGAACAAACCTTGAATCAACTCTTAGTTGAAATGGATGGATTTGAAGGCAATGAAGGCGTCATTGTTATTGCAGCAACCAACAGGCCTGATGTATTAGATGCAGCACTTTTACGTCCTGGGCGTTTTGATCGTCAGGTGACAGTGAGTCTGCCGGATGTAAAAGGTCGTGAAAGAATTCTGGCTGTGCATATGGGCAAAGTTCCTGCAGCTGATGATGTGCAGATCAAATATATCGCACAAGGCACGCCAGGTTTTTCTGGCGCTGATTTGGCAAACCTAGTGAATGAAGCAGCTTTATATGCTGCTAGAATGAATAAACGTCTGGTCAGTATGTTTGATCTCGAGAAAGCGAAAGACAAGCTCATCATGGGAGCAGAAAAACGCTCGATGGTCATGGATGAAAAAGAAAAGAGAATGACTGCTTATCATGAGGCAGGTCATGCCATTGTCGGTAAAATAGTACCTGAACATGATCCTGTTTATAAAGTCAGCATTATGCCGCGAGGTCGTGCTTTAGGTGTTACTATGTTCTTGCCTGAAAAAGATCAATACAGTGCCAGTAAGCGTAAACTGGATAGCATGATTTCCAGCTTATATGGCGGGCGTATTGCTGAGGCGCAGATTTTTGGTTGGGAACAAGTCTCTACCGGTGCTTCTAATGATATAGAACGTGCGACCGAACTTGCAAGAAATATGGTAACCAAATGGGGTTTATCTCAACGTTTAGGTCCCCTGGCTTATAGCGAAGAAGAAGGTGAGGTGTTTTTAGGGCGCTCGGTAACTCAGCATAAAAGTGTTGCCGATGAAACCTCGCACACTATTGATGAAGAGATACGTTCTATTATTGATAAGAATTATGAGCGTGCAGAAAAAATCTTAAAAGAGAATGAAGATATACTCCATGCCATGGCTGATGCTTTAATGAAATATGAGACCATTGATAAAGATCAGATTGATGATCTGATGTCGCGTAGGCCAGTAAGGGATCCGCAGGGATGGGATGATAGTGCACCGCCTAATTCAGGTGTTAAGGTGCCAAGTGCTACTGAAGCTAAAGAACCACAAGCTCCAAACATTAATACCGCTAAGCAAAACTAAATAAATAAGGGAGCAGTCGAAACTGCTCCTTTTTTTTGTTATGGATAAACAGGATATATATGAAGAAATATTTTGGTACTGATGGTATTCGAGGTACAGTCGGTGAACAACCTATTACGCCCGATTTTTTTCTAAAATTAGGCTGGGCAACTGGAAGAGTTTTTGCTGACTCAGGACAGGGGTTTGTATTAGTAGGTAAAGACACTCGTATTTCAGGGTATATGTTTGAATCTGCTCTAGAAGCCGGCCTTTCAGCTGCGGGTGTTAATACACGTTTATTAGGGCCTATGCCTACACCAGGAATTGCATATTTAACACGAACATTACGCGCGCAGGCAGGTATTGTTATTAGTGCCTCACATAACCCTTATTATGATAATGGTATTAAGTTCTTTTCTACAGAGGGTACAAAATTAGCTGATGAGTTAGAGCATCAGATTGAGTATTTTCTGGACCAGTCTATGACAACCGTCGCCTCTGATAAACTGGGTAAAGCTAAAAGACTTCCTGATGCGGCAGGTCGATATATAGAATTTTGTAAAGCTAGTATTTCTGCAAGTATCGATTTTAAAGGACTTAGAGTTGTTGTCGATTGTGCGAATGGCTCAACTTATCATATTGCACCTCATGTCTTTAGCGAGGTAGGGGCAGAAGTTATTAAGATTGCATCTGATCCTGATGGCTTGAATATTAATGAGAAATGCGGAGCAACTAAACCTGAACATTTACAAGAGGCGGTTATAGAGTTTCGTGCAGATTTAGGGATTGCATTAGATGGTGATGGTGATCGTCTGATAATGGTAGATCATAAAGGTGAAGTCGTTGACGGGGATGAGTTGATTTTTATCATTGCTAAAGCTCGCCAGGCTTCAGGTGATCTTCAAGGGCCGGTAGTCGGGACGTCAATGAGCAATCTAGGCATGGAACATGCACTTCAAAAATTAAATATCAATTTACTGCGTGCAAATGTTGGAGATCGATATGTTATGGAGTTAATGAAGCAGCATAAGAGTGTTCTAGGTGGTGAAGGTTCAGGGCATATTATATGCCTAGACAGAACAACTACGGGTGATGGCATAGTGGCAGCCTTGCAGATATTAGCTGAAATACATGCGACGGGAAAGACTTTACATGAGCTTAAATCTGAGATGCGTAAATATCCACAAATTTTACTGAATTTAAAGGTCAGTAAAAAAGTAAACCTGAAAGATAATGAAGCTATTCAAAATGCGGTGAAGTCCGTAGAAAAAGTATTAGGAGTTCAAGGTAGAGTATTGCTTCGTGCTTCAGGAACAGAGCCGTTGATAAGAGTAATGGTTGAAGGCTCGGATGAAGCGCAAGTTAAAAAATATGCCCATTCCTTAATTGACGATGTTAAGAATGCAATCACTGCTTGAAATGCAAAGCCATAATAGCTATGATAAGCGGTTTATTCGATTCTGGAGTGAGTGATGCGTAGAGATCTTGTTGTTGGCAACTGGAAAATGAAAATTAATCAGCAAAGTGCACAAAAGCTGGTTGATGAAATTATTGCGGGTATGCCTGATATAGATGCCGATCTTGCAGTTTGCCCTCCGTATTTGTATATCCCTGAAGTTAGTCAGCGGCTTGCGAATACTTCGATAGGTCTTGGTGCGCAAAATGTTGCAACACACCTGGAAGGGGCTTATACGGGCGAAATTTCAGCACTGATGCTAAAAGACTTTAATTGCAAATATGCGATCGTTGGACACTCTGAGCGTAGAGCAAACTATGCGGATACAGATGTTACAGTTGCTCAGCGATTTAAGCAGGCTATAGATGCAGATATAATCCCTATTCTTGCTATCGGCGAGTTATTAGAGCAAAGAGAGCAAGGCATTACATTTGACATTGTTGCAAAACAACTCAATGCAGTTATCGATTTTGCTGGAATCGAAAGTTTTCAACATGCTGTTATTGCATATGAACCTGTGTGGGCAATAGGCACTGGGTTGACTGCCTCAGCAGAACAGGCGCAAGAAGTGCACCTCTTTATTCGTCAATTATTAGCGGATAAAAATCAGCAAATTGCCGAAAATATTCAGATTATTTATGGTGGTAGCGTTAAACCCCAAAACGCAGAAGCATTATTTGCAATGCCTGATATTGATGGCGCGTTAGTTGGCGGAGATTCGTTAAATGCGGACTCTTTTTTAAAGATTTATTCTTCATTTCAAAAATAAAATGTATCAAGTTATCATCATAGGTCATGTATTAGTCGGTTTAGCCGTTATAGGATTAGTTTTAATGCAGCACGGGAAAGGTGCTGATGCAGGTGCTGCTTTTGGTAGTGGTTCATCTGGTACAGTATTCGGCGCACAAGGCTCAGCTTCATTTTTATCCAGGACAACTGCGATACTTGCAGCAGTTTTTTTCTCAACCAGCTTAGCCCTTGCCGTTCTTAGTGGTAGCACTGGAGGTGATGTGGATATTATGGATGTTCCCGTTGTTCAGGTAATAGAAACAGATGTGCCTGTGATTGAGGGTGAGCAAGCCACTATTGATGCGCCGCCGGTTATCGAAGCAGACATACCAGAAACTGGACAAGAAGTCATCATAGAAGATGTCGTTACGAAAGAAGAAGGGGTACCTGAGATTGTAGTTGACGAAGATGTCATTGAAGAAGGCGTAGTAACTCCATAATAGAAAAAGCCGATGTGGTGAAATTGGTAGACACGCCATCTTGAGGGGGTGGTGACGCAAGTCGTGCCGGTTCAACTCCGGCCATCGGCACCAATAGAAAAACCGGTACAGTCCGGAGAAGTCCAGAAAGCCCACGCCAAATAAGGCCTTGGGCTTTTTTTATGTCCGCTAGTGTCCGATGAAAGCCATTGACAACCGCGTCTTATTGGCGGTACATTTGGCGGTACAAATTAAAATATTTTTAAAATGTACCGCCAGATACCGCCAACATGACTTTAAAATGTACCGCCATAAAAGCCGCAAAGCCACAGGATAAGCAGTATAAGCTTGCCGATGAAAAAGGCATGTATTTACTGATTATGCCAAATGGAAGTAAATATTTTCGTTTTAATTACCGTATACACGGAAAACGAAAAACATTACCTTTAGGCGTATATCCTGATATATCGCTAAAACAAGCCAGGGAAAAACGAGATACAGCCAGACATCAAATTGCTGAAGGTATCGACCCAATGGCCACAAAAAAAACCGAAAGCAAATTATTTACCGATATTGCTTTGAAGTGGTTTAAATCCAAACAGCACAGCATTGATGAAAAAACCCATATTAAAAAACTACGGCGTTTTGAATTGCATGTATTTCCTATTATCGGTCATCTTGCCATTGGTGATGTAAAGTCCCCTGATGTATTTGACGTAGTAAGGCCGCTGGTAGATCGACTGAAAATCGATACAGCGCACAGACTACGAGCAGAAATAAGCGAAATATACGCCTATGCTATAGCGCATGGCTATACAGAATACGATCCAGCGCAGGCAGTAGCAAAACAAATTCCAGCACATAAAGCAAAGCATAGAGCAGCACTGACAGAACCCAAAGAAGTTGCACAGCTCCTTCGGGATATTTACGCTTATGAAGGAACTTTTATTGTGCAGCAGGCTTTACGCATTACCCCGTTATTATTCCAGCGCCCCGGAGAAATAAGGAAAATGTTATGGCAAGACGTAGACCTTGACGCTAAAGAATGGCGGTATCTGGTCACAAAAACCAAAATACAGCATATTGTTCCCTTATCAGATCAGGCGATAAAAATATTTAAGGAATTGAAACAGGTCACTGGTAATCAACATTATGTATTTCCATCGAGCCGCAATGATGGAAGGCCTATGTCAGATAATGCAGTTAGAACAGCACTGAGAACGCTGGGTTATGGTAACGAGGATATGTCACCACACGGGTTCCGAACAACAGCCAGCACATTATTAAACGAGCAAGGATGGTCACCTGATGCCATTGAGCGACAATTAAGCCACATGCCAAAAGACCAGGTGAGGGCGGCTTATAATCGAGCGCAATATTTAGATGAACGCAGGAAATTAATGCAGTCATGGGCTAATTACCTGGATCAATTAAAAAGTGGCTCAAATGTAATACCGTTTAAAAGGGTATTGTAACTTCAGGTATAATCAAATTTCAGGCTACCTTTAGCGGGGGAACCGGCGGACTCATTACCCGCCTTGCCTGAAACCTATCAGTAATGATTGCACTTTAATGGAGTGTTTATGCCTTTAATTATTGATTCAAAATATACCATTGCTAAAAATAGGTATATAGAAACAGGTGATAAAGAATTGATTATTAAGTTACTTCGCTCAAAAGAACCTTTTCCTGA
Encoded here:
- the greA gene encoding transcription elongation factor GreA, which produces MDKVPLTIAGANKLKAELEELKTVIRPRIVEAIATARAHGDLKENAEYHAAREQQSFSEGRINEIETKLSNAQIIDVTTIDAKGKVIFGATVEIEDLESEKKVTYQIVGQDEADIKQGRISVGSPIARALIGKEEEDVVTVKTPGGEVDYEILSIKYI
- a CDS encoding YhbY family RNA-binding protein, with amino-acid sequence MNSEQLKQMKALAHELKPVIMIGQAGLTVAVLKEIEIALDTHELIKIKIRAEREARKQIQQQICTETKAELIQGIGQIIVIYRKKPEEAKKKPAPHTRRRDGTR
- the rlmE gene encoding 23S rRNA (uridine(2552)-2'-O)-methyltransferase RlmE, with translation MARSKSSNQWMQEHLNDEYVKKAKALGYRSRATFKLIEIIEKDKLVQTGMNVVDLGAAPGGWSEYVRGIVGKKQKVVALDILDIDPIDGVNFIQGDFRDNEVYEQLYRILDGAPIDVVLSDMAPNLSGNKAIDQPGTMYLCELALEAAEAILVEGGSFLVKVFQGTGFDAYKKQVANSFDKVLIRKPKSSRARSNEVYILAKGFKKQ
- the ftsH gene encoding ATP-dependent zinc metalloprotease FtsH; translation: MFKNILLWVVIAVVLMSVFNNFGSRGTQKSEALSYSQFIDAVKSGQVQSVVLDDENGIKGDLQGGEKFTSYAPNDPHLVDDLLANGVEIKAQAAQEESMLMQIFISWFPMLLLIGVWVFFMRQMQGGAGGKGGPMSFGKSKARMLEEDQIKVTFADVAGCDEAKEEVEEMVDFLRDPSKYQKLGGKIPRGALMIGPPGTGKTLLARAIAGEAKVPFFTISGSDFVEMFVGVGASRVRDMFEQAKRHAPCIIFIDEIDAVGRQRGAGLGGGNDEREQTLNQLLVEMDGFEGNEGVIVIAATNRPDVLDAALLRPGRFDRQVTVSLPDVKGRERILAVHMGKVPAADDVQIKYIAQGTPGFSGADLANLVNEAALYAARMNKRLVSMFDLEKAKDKLIMGAEKRSMVMDEKEKRMTAYHEAGHAIVGKIVPEHDPVYKVSIMPRGRALGVTMFLPEKDQYSASKRKLDSMISSLYGGRIAEAQIFGWEQVSTGASNDIERATELARNMVTKWGLSQRLGPLAYSEEEGEVFLGRSVTQHKSVADETSHTIDEEIRSIIDKNYERAEKILKENEDILHAMADALMKYETIDKDQIDDLMSRRPVRDPQGWDDSAPPNSGVKVPSATEAKEPQAPNINTAKQN
- the glmM gene encoding phosphoglucosamine mutase; this encodes MKKYFGTDGIRGTVGEQPITPDFFLKLGWATGRVFADSGQGFVLVGKDTRISGYMFESALEAGLSAAGVNTRLLGPMPTPGIAYLTRTLRAQAGIVISASHNPYYDNGIKFFSTEGTKLADELEHQIEYFLDQSMTTVASDKLGKAKRLPDAAGRYIEFCKASISASIDFKGLRVVVDCANGSTYHIAPHVFSEVGAEVIKIASDPDGLNINEKCGATKPEHLQEAVIEFRADLGIALDGDGDRLIMVDHKGEVVDGDELIFIIAKARQASGDLQGPVVGTSMSNLGMEHALQKLNINLLRANVGDRYVMELMKQHKSVLGGEGSGHIICLDRTTTGDGIVAALQILAEIHATGKTLHELKSEMRKYPQILLNLKVSKKVNLKDNEAIQNAVKSVEKVLGVQGRVLLRASGTEPLIRVMVEGSDEAQVKKYAHSLIDDVKNAITA
- the tpiA gene encoding triose-phosphate isomerase encodes the protein MRRDLVVGNWKMKINQQSAQKLVDEIIAGMPDIDADLAVCPPYLYIPEVSQRLANTSIGLGAQNVATHLEGAYTGEISALMLKDFNCKYAIVGHSERRANYADTDVTVAQRFKQAIDADIIPILAIGELLEQREQGITFDIVAKQLNAVIDFAGIESFQHAVIAYEPVWAIGTGLTASAEQAQEVHLFIRQLLADKNQQIAENIQIIYGGSVKPQNAEALFAMPDIDGALVGGDSLNADSFLKIYSSFQK
- the secG gene encoding preprotein translocase subunit SecG is translated as MYQVIIIGHVLVGLAVIGLVLMQHGKGADAGAAFGSGSSGTVFGAQGSASFLSRTTAILAAVFFSTSLALAVLSGSTGGDVDIMDVPVVQVIETDVPVIEGEQATIDAPPVIEADIPETGQEVIIEDVVTKEEGVPEIVVDEDVIEEGVVTP
- a CDS encoding tyrosine-type recombinase/integrase → MTLKCTAIKAAKPQDKQYKLADEKGMYLLIMPNGSKYFRFNYRIHGKRKTLPLGVYPDISLKQAREKRDTARHQIAEGIDPMATKKTESKLFTDIALKWFKSKQHSIDEKTHIKKLRRFELHVFPIIGHLAIGDVKSPDVFDVVRPLVDRLKIDTAHRLRAEISEIYAYAIAHGYTEYDPAQAVAKQIPAHKAKHRAALTEPKEVAQLLRDIYAYEGTFIVQQALRITPLLFQRPGEIRKMLWQDVDLDAKEWRYLVTKTKIQHIVPLSDQAIKIFKELKQVTGNQHYVFPSSRNDGRPMSDNAVRTALRTLGYGNEDMSPHGFRTTASTLLNEQGWSPDAIERQLSHMPKDQVRAAYNRAQYLDERRKLMQSWANYLDQLKSGSNVIPFKRVL